One Peterkaempfera bronchialis DNA window includes the following coding sequences:
- a CDS encoding TetR/AcrR family transcriptional regulator: MRPSPPRRPLVALPTDASARAKGRPRNAATDRAILDATRAALADLGWGGLTMGQVAVRAGVAKTTVYRRWPSKNELVVDAVADLFDDLEMADLGSLRADVEAVVHRFAALLSRPETQAALLALFAEGTRDPLLRRRIREAIVDPQKRLVRQGRTNAQARGELPPDQDEAAAREEVDLIFDTIAGAVEHRILVSGQPASESWVRRFTTLLLAPLSGLPPTPEQARPEQAGHRQA; the protein is encoded by the coding sequence ATGCGCCCCTCCCCACCCAGGAGACCGCTCGTGGCCTTACCGACGGACGCCTCCGCCCGCGCCAAGGGCCGGCCGCGCAACGCCGCGACCGACCGGGCCATCCTCGACGCCACCCGCGCCGCCCTCGCCGACCTGGGCTGGGGCGGGCTGACCATGGGGCAGGTCGCGGTCCGCGCGGGGGTGGCCAAGACCACCGTCTACCGCCGCTGGCCGTCCAAGAACGAACTGGTGGTGGACGCCGTCGCGGACCTCTTCGACGACCTAGAGATGGCCGACCTGGGCTCGCTGCGCGCCGATGTGGAGGCTGTGGTGCACCGGTTCGCCGCGCTGCTCTCCCGGCCCGAGACGCAGGCGGCGCTGCTGGCGCTCTTCGCCGAGGGCACCCGGGACCCGCTGCTGCGCCGCCGCATCCGGGAGGCCATCGTGGACCCGCAGAAGCGGCTGGTCCGCCAGGGCCGGACCAATGCCCAGGCGCGCGGCGAACTCCCGCCCGACCAGGACGAGGCAGCCGCCCGGGAGGAGGTGGACCTCATCTTCGACACCATCGCGGGCGCCGTGGAGCACCGCATCCTGGTCAGCGGCCAACCCGCCTCCGAGTCCTGGGTCCGCCGCTTCACCACCCTGCTGCTGGCCCCGCTCTCCGGCCTCCCCCCGACACCCGAGCAGGCCCGACCCGAGCAGGCAGGACACAGGCAGGCATGA